One Mucilaginibacter ginkgonis genomic region harbors:
- the lhgO gene encoding L-2-hydroxyglutarate oxidase translates to MQSEKYDIIVIGAGLVGLSTAYHLKLNNPQLKVLILEKEGKVAQHQSGNNSGVIHSGIYYKPGSLKSQTCISGYTSLLHFAEKNEIPYEICGKIIVATSANEIESLNNIYDRGVKNGLVGIRKINADQSRELEPHCAAIAGIHVPQTGIIDYPKLAVTLQDLFQNQYGGVIKLNSKVNKITDYNDHIVIETNDGTYTADRIITCAGLFSDRIANLTEKYNDLRIIPFRGEYYKLKADKQYLIKNLIYPVPNPEFPFLGVHFTRMIGGGVEAGPNAVLAFKREGYKFSDVNLKDIAETVTWPGFWKIIAKYGSIGIGEIYRSLSKDAFVKALQKLVPEIKTDDLEEGGAGVRAQACNRSGFLIDDFNILQSKRITHVRNAPSPAATSSLAIGKLISEKITD, encoded by the coding sequence ATGCAATCCGAAAAATACGATATTATTGTCATTGGAGCTGGTTTGGTTGGTCTGTCAACTGCATACCATTTAAAACTTAACAATCCACAACTGAAAGTTCTTATCCTTGAAAAAGAAGGTAAAGTTGCTCAACATCAATCAGGTAACAATAGTGGCGTAATACATAGCGGAATTTATTATAAGCCAGGTAGTTTAAAATCGCAAACTTGTATTTCCGGTTACACATCTTTACTGCATTTCGCTGAAAAAAATGAGATTCCGTACGAAATTTGCGGAAAGATAATTGTGGCTACTTCAGCAAACGAAATTGAGTCATTAAATAATATTTACGATAGAGGTGTTAAAAACGGACTGGTTGGTATCAGAAAGATAAACGCTGATCAGAGTAGGGAACTGGAACCTCATTGTGCGGCCATTGCGGGTATTCATGTGCCCCAAACAGGTATAATAGATTATCCTAAACTTGCCGTTACATTACAAGATCTTTTCCAAAATCAATACGGTGGTGTCATAAAGCTTAATAGCAAAGTAAATAAAATCACAGACTATAATGATCATATAGTTATTGAAACAAATGACGGCACCTATACGGCCGACAGAATAATAACCTGCGCCGGACTTTTTTCTGATAGGATTGCAAACTTAACGGAGAAGTACAATGACTTGCGCATAATTCCCTTCAGAGGTGAATATTATAAACTCAAGGCTGACAAGCAGTACTTGATAAAGAATTTGATTTACCCTGTTCCGAACCCCGAATTTCCTTTTCTTGGGGTACACTTTACGCGCATGATCGGCGGGGGTGTAGAAGCCGGGCCCAACGCCGTACTAGCTTTTAAGCGAGAAGGTTATAAATTTAGCGACGTTAATTTGAAAGATATTGCTGAAACAGTTACTTGGCCGGGATTTTGGAAAATAATAGCCAAATACGGGAGTATTGGAATTGGAGAGATATACAGATCGTTATCTAAAGACGCATTTGTAAAAGCGCTGCAAAAGTTAGTTCCGGAAATCAAAACAGATGATTTGGAAGAAGGTGGGGCCGGAGTTAGGGCGCAAGCATGTAACAGAAGCGGCTTTCTCATCGATGATTTTAATATACTCCAAAGTAAAAGGATAACCCATGTCAGAAATGCCCCATCGCCCGCAGCGACATCTTCTTTAGCGATCGGAAAACTTATAAGTGAAAAAATTACAGATTGA
- a CDS encoding DegT/DnrJ/EryC1/StrS family aminotransferase, with protein MKKLQIDFMQDKIQMVDLKSQYHKIKSEIDQALMVAVEEGAYINGPQVKQFAENLRNYTKSNTVITCANGTDALQIAMMALDFQPGDEVIVPAFTYIATVEVIALLGLKPVFIDVKDDTFELDCTQIEALITEKTVAIVPVHLFGQCSNMEMILAEAKKFNIAVIEDTAQAIGAKYTYVDGTTAYAGTIGTVGTTSFFPSKNLGCFGDGGAILTQDIILGNKINMIANHGQEKKYHHQVVGVNSRLDTVQAAILDVKLKYLDSYSEARQKVAQKYDSHLGGINELILPFRASYSTHVFNQYTCRVLNGKRDDLKNYLAEKGIPTMIYYPIPVHLQEAYKTYGHKQGDFPVSEQLCREVISLPIHTEMQEDVQQYIIDNIISFFH; from the coding sequence GTGAAAAAATTACAGATTGACTTTATGCAGGATAAGATACAAATGGTCGACCTTAAAAGTCAGTACCACAAGATTAAATCGGAGATAGATCAGGCCTTAATGGTTGCTGTTGAAGAAGGCGCCTACATAAACGGACCCCAGGTAAAGCAATTTGCAGAGAATCTTAGAAACTACACAAAATCTAATACGGTAATAACCTGTGCTAATGGTACAGATGCACTACAAATTGCCATGATGGCACTGGATTTTCAGCCCGGAGATGAGGTTATCGTACCTGCTTTTACTTATATAGCCACCGTAGAAGTAATTGCTTTGCTCGGATTAAAACCGGTGTTTATAGATGTTAAAGATGATACGTTTGAATTAGATTGTACCCAGATTGAGGCTTTGATTACAGAAAAGACTGTTGCTATAGTACCAGTTCACCTTTTCGGTCAGTGCTCAAATATGGAAATGATTCTGGCCGAGGCGAAAAAATTTAATATTGCTGTAATTGAGGATACCGCTCAAGCTATTGGTGCTAAATACACATACGTTGATGGCACAACGGCATATGCAGGTACTATTGGAACTGTGGGTACAACATCATTTTTCCCATCAAAAAATTTGGGTTGCTTTGGCGATGGAGGTGCAATATTAACACAGGATATCATTCTTGGCAACAAAATCAATATGATTGCCAATCACGGACAGGAGAAAAAATACCATCATCAGGTTGTTGGCGTTAATTCACGTTTAGATACAGTACAGGCTGCTATACTTGATGTTAAATTAAAATATCTTGATAGCTACAGCGAGGCAAGACAAAAGGTTGCACAAAAGTATGATAGTCATTTAGGCGGTATTAATGAATTGATCCTACCCTTTCGTGCATCATACAGTACTCACGTTTTTAACCAGTATACGTGTAGGGTACTCAATGGAAAGAGAGACGATTTAAAAAATTATCTTGCAGAAAAAGGAATTCCTACAATGATCTATTATCCAATACCGGTACATCTTCAAGAAGCGTATAAAACTTATGGTCATAAACAGGGCGACTTTCCTGTGTCAGAACAACTATGTAGAGAAGTGATATCTTTACCAATTCACACGGAAATGCAAGAAGACGTTCAACAATATATTATTGACAATATAATAAGTTTCTTCCATTAA
- a CDS encoding acyltransferase: MASNYFVHETAIIDDGAILGEGVKIWHFSHLMTGCELGDKCNIGQNVVISPGVKLGANVKVQNNVSIYEGVICDDDVFLGPSMVFTNVTNPRSAVNRRGQYAKTHVGKGASIGANATIVCGHDIGAYAFIGAGAVVTKTVAPYALVVGNPAKQLGWVSEYGHRLSFDEGGKATCWESEQEYALKNNQVTRIK; encoded by the coding sequence ATGGCTAGCAATTATTTTGTACATGAAACAGCCATAATTGACGATGGTGCAATTTTAGGTGAAGGTGTAAAAATATGGCACTTTTCTCATTTAATGACCGGGTGCGAATTAGGCGACAAGTGCAACATAGGACAAAATGTTGTCATATCACCTGGAGTTAAATTGGGGGCTAATGTTAAGGTTCAAAATAACGTTTCCATATACGAAGGGGTTATTTGCGACGATGACGTTTTTTTAGGCCCTTCTATGGTATTTACTAATGTTACCAATCCCCGCAGTGCAGTAAACAGAAGAGGCCAATACGCCAAAACGCATGTTGGTAAAGGTGCTTCAATTGGCGCTAACGCAACTATCGTATGCGGCCATGATATAGGAGCTTATGCATTCATTGGCGCAGGGGCAGTGGTCACCAAAACGGTAGCGCCGTACGCGCTTGTAGTTGGTAATCCTGCTAAACAATTAGGCTGGGTTAGTGAATATGGTCATAGACTATCTTTTGATGAAGGCGGTAAAGCAACTTGTTGGGAAAGTGAGCAGGAATACGCACTCAAAAATAACCAGGTAACAAGAATAAAATAG
- a CDS encoding Gfo/Idh/MocA family protein gives MVNDKIKFAVIGCGHIGKRHAEMIERNSESELVALIDIKAKSELNIDNYEVPFFSNLEDFFAAGIDVDVVNIASPNGFHASHALACLEAKKNIVVEKPMALTRNDAEKIIFKALHVHKHLFAVMQNRYSPPSVWIKELIESGKLGKIFMVQLNCYWNRDDRYYKADSWHGKKDLDGGTLFTQFSHFIDIMYWLFGDIENINGRFADFNHKQLTEFEDSGFVNFDFVNGGMGSLNYSTSVWNQNLESSMTIIAENGSVKIGGQYMNEVEVCNIKDYEMPQLAATNPGNDYGAYKGSAANHHYVIENVVDVLKNRAAISTNALEGLKVVDIIERIYEKVNV, from the coding sequence ATGGTCAACGATAAAATAAAATTTGCAGTTATTGGTTGTGGTCACATCGGCAAGCGCCATGCGGAAATGATCGAAAGAAATTCCGAATCTGAACTTGTAGCACTGATAGACATTAAAGCAAAATCTGAGCTTAATATTGACAACTATGAGGTGCCATTTTTTAGCAATTTAGAAGATTTTTTCGCCGCAGGTATCGATGTAGATGTTGTCAACATTGCATCGCCTAATGGTTTTCACGCAAGCCATGCACTTGCTTGCCTCGAAGCAAAAAAAAATATTGTTGTTGAGAAACCAATGGCACTTACAAGAAACGATGCCGAGAAAATAATATTTAAAGCACTGCACGTGCACAAGCACCTGTTCGCGGTTATGCAAAATAGGTATTCGCCACCTTCTGTATGGATTAAAGAATTAATAGAGTCGGGCAAGCTTGGAAAGATTTTCATGGTACAATTAAACTGTTACTGGAACCGCGATGACCGCTATTATAAAGCTGATAGCTGGCACGGCAAAAAAGATTTAGACGGAGGGACGCTTTTTACTCAATTTTCGCACTTTATAGATATCATGTATTGGTTGTTTGGCGATATCGAGAATATAAATGGGAGATTTGCAGACTTTAACCATAAGCAACTTACAGAGTTTGAAGATAGTGGCTTTGTGAATTTCGACTTCGTTAATGGGGGCATGGGATCTTTAAACTATTCTACATCTGTTTGGAACCAAAACCTTGAAAGCTCTATGACTATTATTGCCGAAAATGGAAGTGTCAAGATAGGCGGACAATATATGAACGAAGTAGAAGTGTGCAATATAAAAGATTATGAGATGCCGCAACTAGCGGCTACAAATCCCGGTAATGATTACGGCGCTTATAAGGGCTCGGCAGCTAACCATCATTACGTTATAGAAAACGTAGTTGACGTTCTAAAAAATAGGGCTGCAATATCTACAAACGCTTTGGAAGGTTTAAAGGTTGTGGATATTATCGAGAGGATCTATGAGAAAGTAAATGTTTAA
- the hisH gene encoding imidazole glycerol phosphate synthase subunit HisH, with amino-acid sequence MITIVDYGLGNLGSIKNMLKKVGSTVEITDDLEKIERAEKLILPGVGAFDDGMSKLHERGLTQLLNKKVLEDKTPILGVCLGMQLMTQKSEEGSLSGLGWIEGEAKKFTVGSDDQKLRIPHMGWNVIKPEDGFQSGIFSSKEEELRFYFVHSFYVELKNAKEVAAYSNYGKPFVSAFKKDNIYGMQFHPEKSHRFGMDVFKNFVNI; translated from the coding sequence ATGATAACAATAGTAGATTATGGCCTTGGCAATTTAGGTTCCATAAAGAACATGCTGAAAAAAGTAGGATCCACAGTTGAAATTACAGATGACCTTGAAAAAATTGAGCGCGCCGAAAAATTAATACTTCCGGGAGTTGGTGCTTTTGATGATGGCATGTCGAAACTCCATGAAAGAGGCCTGACACAACTGCTTAATAAAAAAGTGCTGGAAGATAAAACCCCCATACTTGGTGTATGTCTTGGCATGCAATTAATGACCCAAAAGAGCGAGGAAGGCAGCTTATCGGGATTAGGGTGGATAGAAGGGGAGGCTAAAAAATTTACCGTTGGCAGTGATGACCAAAAATTGCGGATACCGCACATGGGTTGGAACGTTATAAAACCCGAAGATGGTTTTCAATCAGGGATATTTTCATCAAAAGAGGAAGAACTAAGATTTTATTTTGTTCATTCATTTTACGTTGAACTAAAAAATGCTAAAGAGGTAGCGGCATATAGCAATTATGGTAAACCTTTCGTTTCGGCGTTTAAAAAGGATAATATTTACGGTATGCAGTTTCATCCAGAAAAGAGTCACAGGTTTGGAATGGATGTTTTTAAAAATTTTGTAAATATTTAA
- a CDS encoding AglZ/HisF2 family acetamidino modification protein translates to MLRSRVIPVLLLRGLDLVKTKQFKNPVYVGDPINAVKIFNLKEVDELIFLDIEASKNDSDPKYDLIADIASEAFMPFGYGGGIRSIEQIRKLLRIGVEKIILNTSLSDIAFVKEAVDIFGTSTIVASVDIINKNGSNFVYTHKKRATLNAPVLDYIKQIEEVGVGELMVNSVDRDGMYTGYDIALLNEISHSVDIPVVACGGAKNLADIEKVFNETACTAAAAGSMFVFYGRHNAVLITYPEKEELENLHI, encoded by the coding sequence ATGTTACGATCAAGAGTGATACCGGTTCTGCTGCTGCGAGGGCTAGACCTGGTAAAAACCAAACAATTTAAAAATCCTGTATACGTTGGTGATCCAATCAACGCTGTTAAAATATTCAACCTAAAAGAGGTTGACGAACTTATATTTTTAGACATAGAAGCGTCTAAAAATGATAGCGATCCTAAATATGATCTGATAGCAGATATCGCTTCTGAGGCTTTTATGCCTTTCGGGTACGGCGGTGGAATTAGAAGTATAGAGCAGATAAGAAAATTGCTACGGATAGGGGTAGAAAAAATTATTCTTAACACTTCTTTATCAGATATAGCTTTTGTTAAAGAAGCAGTTGACATATTTGGTACCAGCACAATTGTTGCATCTGTCGACATCATTAACAAGAATGGGAGCAACTTTGTATATACACATAAAAAACGAGCAACCTTAAATGCGCCGGTTCTTGATTATATTAAGCAGATTGAGGAGGTAGGCGTAGGAGAATTGATGGTTAATTCTGTAGATCGCGATGGAATGTACACCGGATACGATATTGCGTTATTGAATGAAATTTCACATAGTGTAGATATACCGGTTGTTGCTTGTGGTGGGGCTAAAAATCTTGCCGATATAGAGAAGGTGTTTAATGAAACAGCCTGTACCGCTGCTGCTGCGGGCAGTATGTTTGTATTTTATGGGAGACACAACGCCGTGTTGATCACTTACCCCGAAAAAGAAGAACTAGAAAACTTGCATATATGA